One window of the Passer domesticus isolate bPasDom1 chromosome 14, bPasDom1.hap1, whole genome shotgun sequence genome contains the following:
- the B2M gene encoding beta-2-microglobulin, with protein sequence MARGALALGVLALLALLGLGAAAEAPKVEVYARSRAEEGKENTLHCFVTGFHPPKINITLLKNGEPIPGVKYGDLSFNEKWQFQRLVYVPFVPTRGDSFSCRVMHSTMPEARDYLWEPDF encoded by the exons ATGGCGCGGGGGGCCCTGGCGCTCGGTGTGCTTGCGCTGCTGGCGCTGCTCGGCCTGGGGGCGGCCGCTG AGGCACCGAAGGTCGAAGTCTACGCCCGTTCACGCGCCGAGGAGGGAAAGGAGAACACCCTCCACTGCTTTGTCACTGGCTTTCACCCGCCCAAGATTAACATCACACTCCTGAAGAACGGGGAGCCCATTCCCGGCGTCAAGTACGGGGACTTGTCCTTCAACGAGAAGTGGCAGTTCCAGCGCCTGGTCTATGTGCCCTTCGTCCCCACAAGGGGTGACAGCTTCTCTTGCAGGGTGATGCATTCCACCATGCCAGAGGCACGCGATTACCTCTGGG